Proteins from a single region of Chanodichthys erythropterus isolate Z2021 chromosome 13, ASM2448905v1, whole genome shotgun sequence:
- the zbed4l2 gene encoding E3 SUMO-protein ligase ZBED1 isoform X1, with amino-acid sequence MANMKQEDPEISVKTQARYCSVAWKYYIKNESNATVYCRLCKTNFKFSSNTANMIKHLRVKHRLNIPAVANGGERLCTEEPGEGSMDMDLPLERHPASLSGQNLRRRMQRFLPFSDRRTSKVWNHYTQLSLHRVECNHCKRQLSFHNSTTSMREHLGRKHSIREGAVPPHNTAGIPTPAALHSHIQTSLHANRCNTTGNVAFQPVLPVTVKEEQEEVLTAEMGETKPARTTYVPDCAAGSGTSSSNVIAHQDTDMGCLMYNFPAGEMSSTAGGSSIRTGTRACSNKRAEVLTDLILEMVFRDLQPLSVVEERGFKLLLSCLEPNYPVPSPSLLGSLLWHRYHILKQSLQQHLQTSLASHCLTLCTEYWRSVDGCGVSGDGQYYLTVSAHFVDSHWRLARCVLETRPVAEFKGNPSERGQASFADTLRGVLSEFQLPEDSVFCVVHDTPSRSESGGQENMTIDPEYQQEFAGPSHPPPSNLPEGWAPLLCAGQALKLCVQEGLCVETVRQALADARAIVLHFQHDVSASTALSQKAEAVNKESACLVLNDPGRWTTAIEMCESLLELKWVVSSVLEEQKVATNLADHQWRLIHELVPVLKTVRIAASFLSEDINGPISALMPCLQGVSRLLGQKIVECTCPVVRGVMERIRAGMDKRWSLSDEDALLECHAVLSSFLDPRFKELRFLSPHARSKLHDKVKELLSVQAFTSNKGRNGERRQSMGMEETVDESVEPADFGLDDSLTIPAMASLDSPESCGSAEEGDSIELQPSEPSVAISSPEQVNENALEVVGSPFKNANERKRRSSGTSMTSPLRGDLQLTPRIRMSPLPQSMYDILLGEDPTERMPEIHQQLENYIAEPLCKRSLSPLQWWRNKEHRFPAVARLARKYLSIPATAVSADRTFAPRESPVTQRRATLGSKHLDHILFLHQNTDYVDQLKGGTSVREIDQWNNVSGNQSRESLYQTLVSYESKVRVPEEES; translated from the exons ATGGCCAACATGAAGCAAGAGGACCCAGAAATCAGTGTGAAAACACAGGCCCGATATTGCTCAGTAGCATGGAAGTACTATATAAAAAATGAGAGCAATGCCACTGTTTACTGCAGGCTGTGTAAGACGAACTTTAAGTTCTCTTCAAATACAGCTAACATGATAAAACACCTCAGAGTGAAACATCGACTGAATATCCCCGCAGTAGCCAACGGCGGTGAAAGACTGTGCACGGAAGAGCCAGGCGAAGGCAGCATGG ACATGGATCTCCCACTTGAAAGGCATCCTGCAAGCCTGAGTGGTCAAAATCTTCGGAGAAGAATGCAGCGTTTTTTGCCATTTTCTGACCGACGCACGTCGAAAGTGTGGAACCACTACACTCAGTTAAGTCTGCATCGTGTTGAATGCAACCATTGTAAGAGACAGCTTTCCTTTCACAACAGCACTACTTCTATGAGAGAACACTTAGGACGCAAACACAGCATTCGGGAAGGAGCGGTACCCCCTCACAACACAGCAGGCATCCCCACCCCTGCAGCGTTACACTCTCACATTCAGACCTCTTTACACGCCAACAGATGCAACACCACAGGCAATGTTGCATTTCAACCAGTGCTACCTGTTACTGTCAAAGAGGAGCAGGAAGAAGTACTGACAGCTGAGATGGGAGAGACCAAACCTGCTCGGACCACGTATGTCCCTGACTGTGCGGCAGGAAGCGGTACTTCTAGTTCAAATGTCATTGCACACCAAGATACAGATATGGGCTGCCTAATGTATAATTTCCCTGCAGGGGAGATGAGCAGCACTGCTGGAGGCAGCAGCATCCGCACTGGCACAAGAGCCTGCAGTAACAAGCGAGCCGAAGTGTTGACCGATCTTATCTTGGAGATGGTCTTCAGAGACCTTCAGCCATTGTCTGtggtggaagagagggggttcaAGCTCTTACTGAGTTGCCTAGAGCCTAACTACCCCGTGCCTTCTCCATCTCTGCTCGGCAGTCTACTTTGGCATCGGTACCACATCCTCAAGCAAAGCCTTCAGCAGCATCTTCAGACAAGTTTAGCTTCTCACTGTCTGACCCTCTGCACCGAATACTGGCGATCTGTAGATGGATGTGGGGTTAGCGGGGACGGTCAGTACTACCTTACAGTCAGTGCGCACTTTGTCGACTCTCACTGGCGCCTGGCACGCTGCGTGCTCGAGACCCGACCGGTAGCCGAGTTCAAGGGAAACCCATCTGAGAGAGGGCAAGCGAGCTTTGCAGACACCCTGAGAGGAGTCCTCTCTGAGTTCCAGCTTCCAGAGGACTCTGTTTTCTGTGTTGTGCATGACACCCCAAGTAGATCTGAGTCTGGGGGTCAGGAGAATATGACCATTGATCCGGAATATCAGCAAGAATTTGCTGGACCCAGCCATCCTCCCCCGAGTAATCTTCCGGAGGGATGGGCACCTCTTCTTTGTGCAGGACAGGCCCTGAAACTCTGTGTCCAGGAGGGACTTTGCGTGGAGACTGTCAGACAAGCTCTGGCAGATGCCCGTGCCATCGTCCTACATTTCCAGCATGATGTGAGCGCTTCCACAGCACTGAGCCAGAAAGCAGAGGCTGTTAATAAAGAATCCGCATGCTTGGTCTTGAATGACCCAGGGCGCTGGACCACCGCCATTGAGATGTGTGAGAGTCTCCTGGAGCTCAAGTGGGTAGTAAGCTCTGTCTTAGAGGAGCAAAAAGTTGCAACAAATCTGGCGGATCACCAGTGGCGCCTTATACATGAACTGGTCCCTGTGCTAAAAACGGTTCGCATTGCGGCATCATTTTTGAGTGAGGACATCAATGGACCAATTTCGGCCCTAATGCCATGCCTTCAAGGAGTGTCCAGGCTCCTGGGACAGAAAATTGTGGAGTGCACCTGTCCAGTGGTGAGGGGAGTTATGGAGAGAATTCGTGCTGGTATGGACAAACGCTGGAGTTTGAGTGATGAAGATGCTCTTCTGGAGTGCCATGCCGTACTGTCCTCATTTCTGGACCCACGTTTTAAAGAGTTGCGGTTTCTTAGCCCTCATGCCCGCAGCAAGCTTCACGACAAGGTGAAAGAGCTGCTATCTGTTCAGGCTTTCACAAGCAACAAAGGAAGGAATGGAGAAAGAAGACAAAGCATGGGAATGGAAGAGACTGTGGATGAAAGTGTAGAACCTGCAGATTTTGGATTGGATGATTCTTTGACAATTCCTGCAATGGCTTCTTTGGATTCTCCTGAATCATGTGGCTCAGCAGAGGAAGGTGACAGCATTGAGCTGCAGCCAAGCGAGCCCTCCGTTGCCATATCATCTCCAGAACAGGTCAATGAAAACGCGCTTGAGGTTGTTGGATCACCTTTCAAGAACGCCAACGAACGTAAAAGACGTTCTAGTGGAACCAGTATGACCTCGCCACTGAGGGGAGATTTACAGCTCACACCTCGAATACGAATGAGTCCTCTCCCACAGAGCATGTATGATATTCTTCTGGGCGAGGACCCTACTGAGCGAATGCCCGAAATTCACCAGCAGCTGGAGAATTACATTGCAGAGCCACTCTGCAAACGCAGCCTCTCGCCCCTGCAATGGTGGCGCAACAAGGAGCATCGCTTTCCTGCTGTAGCCAGACTGGCACGAAAATACCTGTCCATACCAGCAACTGCTGTTTCCGCCGATCGGACCTTTGCCCCTAGGGAGTCTCCAGTGACCCAAAGAAGGGCCACATTGGGGTCTAAACACCTTGATCATATTTTGTTTCTCCATCAGAACACTGATTACGTAGATCAACTGAAAGGTGGAACCTCTGTACGTGAAATTGACCAGTGGAACAATGTCAGTGGAAACCAAAGCAGAGAAAGTCTTTACCAGACTCTAGTGTCCTATGAAAGTAAGGTTCGTGTGCCTGAGGAAGAGTCATGA
- the znf541 gene encoding zinc finger protein 541: MKVFKKALVDHDKDFQQIHNVLQTKSIAQCVEYYYNMKKLKKLKQRGRATIKKDGCGENAKVFSCSEVYQPEQTDKNTRQKTTAAEGKVCARDVKSHRSPSVRIETNSRWQRV; this comes from the exons ATGAAAGTGTTCAAAAAAGCTCTGGTTGATCATGACAAGGACTTTCAACAGATTCATAATGTG TTGCAGACAAAATCAATAGCTCAGTGTGTTGAGTATTACTATAACATGAAGAAGCTGAAAAAGTTAAAGCAACGTGGCCGAGCAACCATTAAAAAGGATGGTTGTGGAGAGAACGCT AAGGTGTTCAGTTGCTCCGAAGTGTACCAGCCTGAGcagacagacaaaaacacaCGGCAAAAGACAACGGCTGCTGAGGGCAAGGTGTGTGCCAG AGATGTGAAGAGCCATAGATCCCCCTCAGTCAGGATAGAAACTAACTCCAGATGGCAACGGGTATGA
- the zbed4l2 gene encoding E3 SUMO-protein ligase ZBED1 isoform X2: MDLPLERHPASLSGQNLRRRMQRFLPFSDRRTSKVWNHYTQLSLHRVECNHCKRQLSFHNSTTSMREHLGRKHSIREGAVPPHNTAGIPTPAALHSHIQTSLHANRCNTTGNVAFQPVLPVTVKEEQEEVLTAEMGETKPARTTYVPDCAAGSGTSSSNVIAHQDTDMGCLMYNFPAGEMSSTAGGSSIRTGTRACSNKRAEVLTDLILEMVFRDLQPLSVVEERGFKLLLSCLEPNYPVPSPSLLGSLLWHRYHILKQSLQQHLQTSLASHCLTLCTEYWRSVDGCGVSGDGQYYLTVSAHFVDSHWRLARCVLETRPVAEFKGNPSERGQASFADTLRGVLSEFQLPEDSVFCVVHDTPSRSESGGQENMTIDPEYQQEFAGPSHPPPSNLPEGWAPLLCAGQALKLCVQEGLCVETVRQALADARAIVLHFQHDVSASTALSQKAEAVNKESACLVLNDPGRWTTAIEMCESLLELKWVVSSVLEEQKVATNLADHQWRLIHELVPVLKTVRIAASFLSEDINGPISALMPCLQGVSRLLGQKIVECTCPVVRGVMERIRAGMDKRWSLSDEDALLECHAVLSSFLDPRFKELRFLSPHARSKLHDKVKELLSVQAFTSNKGRNGERRQSMGMEETVDESVEPADFGLDDSLTIPAMASLDSPESCGSAEEGDSIELQPSEPSVAISSPEQVNENALEVVGSPFKNANERKRRSSGTSMTSPLRGDLQLTPRIRMSPLPQSMYDILLGEDPTERMPEIHQQLENYIAEPLCKRSLSPLQWWRNKEHRFPAVARLARKYLSIPATAVSADRTFAPRESPVTQRRATLGSKHLDHILFLHQNTDYVDQLKGGTSVREIDQWNNVSGNQSRESLYQTLVSYESKVRVPEEES, translated from the coding sequence ATGGATCTCCCACTTGAAAGGCATCCTGCAAGCCTGAGTGGTCAAAATCTTCGGAGAAGAATGCAGCGTTTTTTGCCATTTTCTGACCGACGCACGTCGAAAGTGTGGAACCACTACACTCAGTTAAGTCTGCATCGTGTTGAATGCAACCATTGTAAGAGACAGCTTTCCTTTCACAACAGCACTACTTCTATGAGAGAACACTTAGGACGCAAACACAGCATTCGGGAAGGAGCGGTACCCCCTCACAACACAGCAGGCATCCCCACCCCTGCAGCGTTACACTCTCACATTCAGACCTCTTTACACGCCAACAGATGCAACACCACAGGCAATGTTGCATTTCAACCAGTGCTACCTGTTACTGTCAAAGAGGAGCAGGAAGAAGTACTGACAGCTGAGATGGGAGAGACCAAACCTGCTCGGACCACGTATGTCCCTGACTGTGCGGCAGGAAGCGGTACTTCTAGTTCAAATGTCATTGCACACCAAGATACAGATATGGGCTGCCTAATGTATAATTTCCCTGCAGGGGAGATGAGCAGCACTGCTGGAGGCAGCAGCATCCGCACTGGCACAAGAGCCTGCAGTAACAAGCGAGCCGAAGTGTTGACCGATCTTATCTTGGAGATGGTCTTCAGAGACCTTCAGCCATTGTCTGtggtggaagagagggggttcaAGCTCTTACTGAGTTGCCTAGAGCCTAACTACCCCGTGCCTTCTCCATCTCTGCTCGGCAGTCTACTTTGGCATCGGTACCACATCCTCAAGCAAAGCCTTCAGCAGCATCTTCAGACAAGTTTAGCTTCTCACTGTCTGACCCTCTGCACCGAATACTGGCGATCTGTAGATGGATGTGGGGTTAGCGGGGACGGTCAGTACTACCTTACAGTCAGTGCGCACTTTGTCGACTCTCACTGGCGCCTGGCACGCTGCGTGCTCGAGACCCGACCGGTAGCCGAGTTCAAGGGAAACCCATCTGAGAGAGGGCAAGCGAGCTTTGCAGACACCCTGAGAGGAGTCCTCTCTGAGTTCCAGCTTCCAGAGGACTCTGTTTTCTGTGTTGTGCATGACACCCCAAGTAGATCTGAGTCTGGGGGTCAGGAGAATATGACCATTGATCCGGAATATCAGCAAGAATTTGCTGGACCCAGCCATCCTCCCCCGAGTAATCTTCCGGAGGGATGGGCACCTCTTCTTTGTGCAGGACAGGCCCTGAAACTCTGTGTCCAGGAGGGACTTTGCGTGGAGACTGTCAGACAAGCTCTGGCAGATGCCCGTGCCATCGTCCTACATTTCCAGCATGATGTGAGCGCTTCCACAGCACTGAGCCAGAAAGCAGAGGCTGTTAATAAAGAATCCGCATGCTTGGTCTTGAATGACCCAGGGCGCTGGACCACCGCCATTGAGATGTGTGAGAGTCTCCTGGAGCTCAAGTGGGTAGTAAGCTCTGTCTTAGAGGAGCAAAAAGTTGCAACAAATCTGGCGGATCACCAGTGGCGCCTTATACATGAACTGGTCCCTGTGCTAAAAACGGTTCGCATTGCGGCATCATTTTTGAGTGAGGACATCAATGGACCAATTTCGGCCCTAATGCCATGCCTTCAAGGAGTGTCCAGGCTCCTGGGACAGAAAATTGTGGAGTGCACCTGTCCAGTGGTGAGGGGAGTTATGGAGAGAATTCGTGCTGGTATGGACAAACGCTGGAGTTTGAGTGATGAAGATGCTCTTCTGGAGTGCCATGCCGTACTGTCCTCATTTCTGGACCCACGTTTTAAAGAGTTGCGGTTTCTTAGCCCTCATGCCCGCAGCAAGCTTCACGACAAGGTGAAAGAGCTGCTATCTGTTCAGGCTTTCACAAGCAACAAAGGAAGGAATGGAGAAAGAAGACAAAGCATGGGAATGGAAGAGACTGTGGATGAAAGTGTAGAACCTGCAGATTTTGGATTGGATGATTCTTTGACAATTCCTGCAATGGCTTCTTTGGATTCTCCTGAATCATGTGGCTCAGCAGAGGAAGGTGACAGCATTGAGCTGCAGCCAAGCGAGCCCTCCGTTGCCATATCATCTCCAGAACAGGTCAATGAAAACGCGCTTGAGGTTGTTGGATCACCTTTCAAGAACGCCAACGAACGTAAAAGACGTTCTAGTGGAACCAGTATGACCTCGCCACTGAGGGGAGATTTACAGCTCACACCTCGAATACGAATGAGTCCTCTCCCACAGAGCATGTATGATATTCTTCTGGGCGAGGACCCTACTGAGCGAATGCCCGAAATTCACCAGCAGCTGGAGAATTACATTGCAGAGCCACTCTGCAAACGCAGCCTCTCGCCCCTGCAATGGTGGCGCAACAAGGAGCATCGCTTTCCTGCTGTAGCCAGACTGGCACGAAAATACCTGTCCATACCAGCAACTGCTGTTTCCGCCGATCGGACCTTTGCCCCTAGGGAGTCTCCAGTGACCCAAAGAAGGGCCACATTGGGGTCTAAACACCTTGATCATATTTTGTTTCTCCATCAGAACACTGATTACGTAGATCAACTGAAAGGTGGAACCTCTGTACGTGAAATTGACCAGTGGAACAATGTCAGTGGAAACCAAAGCAGAGAAAGTCTTTACCAGACTCTAGTGTCCTATGAAAGTAAGGTTCGTGTGCCTGAGGAAGAGTCATGA